The Mya arenaria isolate MELC-2E11 chromosome 16, ASM2691426v1 genome includes a window with the following:
- the LOC128221177 gene encoding streptavidin-like, which yields MDCVIRIIAVVVVAATITVPILLRMTNSDEKHDQPTFEEQLCLDAVLEEENECKIAGVWKNQYSSYIRLTCSNGFIVGRYFSGDVNAGFYELAGRYQLPDDQTCILGWIIAYENELYGNSNSTTSFSGIHYQEEEMIRTHWLQTHNHPRDSLWKTTTINHDDYTKVC from the exons ATGGACTGTGTAATTAGAATC ATTGCTGTCGTCGTTGTAGCTGCCACTATAACAGTTCCTATTCTCCTTAGGATGACAAATTCAGATGAAAAGCATGATCAACCAACGTTTGAAGAGC agcTTTGCCTGGATGCTGTTTTAGAGgaagaaaatgaatgcaaaataGCCGGTGTTTGGAAAAATCAATACTCATCCTATATTCGTCTCACATGTTCAAACGGTTTTATCGTTGGGCGATATTTCTCCGGCGATGTCAACGCTGGATTTTATGAGCTTGCCGGTAGATATCAACTTCCGGACGACCAAACGTGCATCTTGGGTTGGATTATTGCCTATGAAAACGAACTTTATGGGAATTCCAATTCAACAACCTCTTTCTCCGGTATCCATTATCAGGAGGAGGAAATGATTCGCACACATTGGCTCCAGACGCACAATCATCCTCGCGATAGTCTGTGGAAAACGACCACAATCAACCATGATGATTATACAAAAGTTTGCTAA